From the genome of Streptomyces sp. NBC_01233, one region includes:
- a CDS encoding helix-turn-helix domain-containing protein, translating to MSSSYVPSPPTEAPVQIPRAVLRILALVDITTAGRRVLDELMYLSDPDTGTATISQNEMARELGASKPTVNRGFKELRECGLAWSLEDGLYQLHPLLSGGKVAYPMPIPEIKAAEPERFTEQRRARYAAQVANLAATG from the coding sequence GTGAGCAGCTCTTACGTCCCCAGCCCTCCCACAGAGGCGCCCGTGCAGATCCCCCGCGCCGTTCTGCGCATCCTGGCCCTGGTCGACATCACCACCGCCGGCCGCCGCGTCCTGGACGAGCTGATGTACCTGAGCGACCCGGACACCGGCACCGCCACGATCAGCCAGAACGAGATGGCTCGCGAGCTGGGCGCCAGCAAGCCGACCGTGAACCGCGGTTTCAAGGAGCTCCGCGAGTGCGGACTCGCCTGGAGCCTGGAAGACGGCCTCTACCAGCTCCACCCGCTGCTGAGCGGCGGCAAGGTGGCCTACCCCATGCCGATCCCGGAGATCAAGGCCGCCGAACCCGAGCGCTTCACCGAGCAGCGGCGGGCCCGGTACGCCGCCCAGGTCGCCAACCTCGCCGCCACCGGCTGA